A DNA window from Vigna angularis cultivar LongXiaoDou No.4 chromosome 1, ASM1680809v1, whole genome shotgun sequence contains the following coding sequences:
- the LOC108319945 gene encoding probable beta-1,3-galactosyltransferase 2 isoform X1 gives MLIHFYIMHYRRPRKSETIESSTRNKYFMVIGINTAFSSRKRRDSVRTTWMPQANERQKLEEEKGIIIRFVIGHSSTSGGILDKAIEAEERLHADFLRLNHVEGYLELSAKTKTYFSTAVALWDAEFYVKVDDDVHVNLATLGLSLSMHRMKPRVYVGCMKSGPVLAQKGVKYHEPEYWKFGEVGNKYFRHATGQLYAISQDLATYISINQDVLHKYANEDVSLGSWFIGLDVEHVDDRRMCCGTPPDCEWKVQAGNVCVASFDWKCSGICRSVERMKEVHLRCGEDENALWSATL, from the exons ATGCTAATCCATTTCTACATTATGCACTACAGGAGACCAA GGAAGTCAGAGACAATTGAATCAAGTACCAGGAACAAATATTTCATGGTTATAGGGATCAATACAGCTTTCAGTAGCAGGAAACGAAGAGATTCTGTTCGTACAACTTGGATGCCACAAG CTAATGAAAGGCAAAAGttggaggaagaaaaaggaataatCATACGATTTGTTATAGGTCACAG TTCTACATCTGGTGGCATTCTTGACAAAGCTATTGAAGCAGAGGAGAGGCTTCATGCTGATTTTTTGAGGCTG AACCACGTTGAGGGATACCTAGAACTATCAGCTAAGACAAAGACCTACTTTTCGACTGCTGTTGCCTTGTGGGATGCGGAATTTTATGTTAAAGTTGATGATGATGTTCATGTCAATTTAg CAACACTTGGATTGTCTTTGAGCATGCACCGAATGAAACCTCGGGTGTATGTTGGGTGCATGAAATCCGGTCCTGTCCTTGCTCAGAA GGGAGTGAAATACCATGAACCAGAATACTGGAAGTTTGGAGAGGTGGGAAACAAGTACTTCCGTCATGCTACAGGACAATTATATGCCATTTCCCAAGATTTGGCTACTTATATATCAATAAATCA GGATGTGCTTCATAAATATGCCAACGAAGATGTCTCATTGGGATCTTGGTTTATTGGTTTAGACGTAGAGCATGTTGATGATAGGAGAATGTGTTGTGGCACACCCCCTG ATTGCGAGTGGAAGGTGCAGGCTGGTAACGTATGTGTTGCTTCGTTTGATTGGAAATGCAGTGGAATCTGCAGGTCTGTAGAGAGGATGAAAGAAGTTCACCTGCGTTGTGGGGAGGATGAAAACGCTTTGTGGAGTGCAACCttgtaa
- the LOC108319945 gene encoding probable beta-1,3-galactosyltransferase 2 isoform X2 translates to MLNGCAVSGKSETIESSTRNKYFMVIGINTAFSSRKRRDSVRTTWMPQANERQKLEEEKGIIIRFVIGHSSTSGGILDKAIEAEERLHADFLRLNHVEGYLELSAKTKTYFSTAVALWDAEFYVKVDDDVHVNLATLGLSLSMHRMKPRVYVGCMKSGPVLAQKGVKYHEPEYWKFGEVGNKYFRHATGQLYAISQDLATYISINQDVLHKYANEDVSLGSWFIGLDVEHVDDRRMCCGTPPDCEWKVQAGNVCVASFDWKCSGICRSVERMKEVHLRCGEDENALWSATL, encoded by the exons ATGCTGAATGGTTGTGCTGTATCAGGGAAGTCAGAGACAATTGAATCAAGTACCAGGAACAAATATTTCATGGTTATAGGGATCAATACAGCTTTCAGTAGCAGGAAACGAAGAGATTCTGTTCGTACAACTTGGATGCCACAAG CTAATGAAAGGCAAAAGttggaggaagaaaaaggaataatCATACGATTTGTTATAGGTCACAG TTCTACATCTGGTGGCATTCTTGACAAAGCTATTGAAGCAGAGGAGAGGCTTCATGCTGATTTTTTGAGGCTG AACCACGTTGAGGGATACCTAGAACTATCAGCTAAGACAAAGACCTACTTTTCGACTGCTGTTGCCTTGTGGGATGCGGAATTTTATGTTAAAGTTGATGATGATGTTCATGTCAATTTAg CAACACTTGGATTGTCTTTGAGCATGCACCGAATGAAACCTCGGGTGTATGTTGGGTGCATGAAATCCGGTCCTGTCCTTGCTCAGAA GGGAGTGAAATACCATGAACCAGAATACTGGAAGTTTGGAGAGGTGGGAAACAAGTACTTCCGTCATGCTACAGGACAATTATATGCCATTTCCCAAGATTTGGCTACTTATATATCAATAAATCA GGATGTGCTTCATAAATATGCCAACGAAGATGTCTCATTGGGATCTTGGTTTATTGGTTTAGACGTAGAGCATGTTGATGATAGGAGAATGTGTTGTGGCACACCCCCTG ATTGCGAGTGGAAGGTGCAGGCTGGTAACGTATGTGTTGCTTCGTTTGATTGGAAATGCAGTGGAATCTGCAGGTCTGTAGAGAGGATGAAAGAAGTTCACCTGCGTTGTGGGGAGGATGAAAACGCTTTGTGGAGTGCAACCttgtaa
- the LOC108319945 gene encoding probable beta-1,3-galactosyltransferase 2 isoform X3 encodes MVIGINTAFSSRKRRDSVRTTWMPQANERQKLEEEKGIIIRFVIGHSSTSGGILDKAIEAEERLHADFLRLNHVEGYLELSAKTKTYFSTAVALWDAEFYVKVDDDVHVNLATLGLSLSMHRMKPRVYVGCMKSGPVLAQKGVKYHEPEYWKFGEVGNKYFRHATGQLYAISQDLATYISINQDVLHKYANEDVSLGSWFIGLDVEHVDDRRMCCGTPPDCEWKVQAGNVCVASFDWKCSGICRSVERMKEVHLRCGEDENALWSATL; translated from the exons ATGGTTATAGGGATCAATACAGCTTTCAGTAGCAGGAAACGAAGAGATTCTGTTCGTACAACTTGGATGCCACAAG CTAATGAAAGGCAAAAGttggaggaagaaaaaggaataatCATACGATTTGTTATAGGTCACAG TTCTACATCTGGTGGCATTCTTGACAAAGCTATTGAAGCAGAGGAGAGGCTTCATGCTGATTTTTTGAGGCTG AACCACGTTGAGGGATACCTAGAACTATCAGCTAAGACAAAGACCTACTTTTCGACTGCTGTTGCCTTGTGGGATGCGGAATTTTATGTTAAAGTTGATGATGATGTTCATGTCAATTTAg CAACACTTGGATTGTCTTTGAGCATGCACCGAATGAAACCTCGGGTGTATGTTGGGTGCATGAAATCCGGTCCTGTCCTTGCTCAGAA GGGAGTGAAATACCATGAACCAGAATACTGGAAGTTTGGAGAGGTGGGAAACAAGTACTTCCGTCATGCTACAGGACAATTATATGCCATTTCCCAAGATTTGGCTACTTATATATCAATAAATCA GGATGTGCTTCATAAATATGCCAACGAAGATGTCTCATTGGGATCTTGGTTTATTGGTTTAGACGTAGAGCATGTTGATGATAGGAGAATGTGTTGTGGCACACCCCCTG ATTGCGAGTGGAAGGTGCAGGCTGGTAACGTATGTGTTGCTTCGTTTGATTGGAAATGCAGTGGAATCTGCAGGTCTGTAGAGAGGATGAAAGAAGTTCACCTGCGTTGTGGGGAGGATGAAAACGCTTTGTGGAGTGCAACCttgtaa